In Leptospira stimsonii, the following proteins share a genomic window:
- a CDS encoding OmpP1/FadL family transporter: MQTLLKRISKRTLVFLLIPALWIQSTNLFAIASNGRNAINARYEGLAGVNFALGGSPIDVALNPANLSLTKGKKIEFGLGGTYAQVKFQDQFVDKDPNLDYTNSKTRSSGGPAPYIALKLPVTENIDYGFATYVYGGVNGAAEKINRNTPTGESVNQWAGVDLPGPLGSSSRIQETSINRGVFLKAVNGLSFRIGRLSLGATLELNYASQFRSVKYYDASGTVELPGQGYRYDSRQNALALSGILGSNYTITDWLRVAYVYQTRTTFPFDGSYSIGLNNPRYYKSTGASYQFNLPEKHGLGFAIGPENFKVGIDFVYSNYSSYLKNVKQNLQDPWFPSPQGQTANVVGHLNYRDQWGALIGLEHKITPEWTYRLGYSYNSPVVSSNGLNGAQGIVLTLQHVIAAGFSYGNGPWSFDFGASYFLPGRQIEGGKGTDWALTHVVNGPNNKNLVGYSYNTQALQSIGINFGATRSFE, encoded by the coding sequence ATGCAGACCTTATTGAAACGGATTTCCAAAAGAACGTTAGTGTTCCTTCTTATCCCCGCTTTATGGATACAATCTACAAATCTTTTCGCGATTGCGAGTAACGGTAGAAACGCGATCAACGCGAGATATGAGGGGCTTGCCGGCGTGAATTTTGCGTTAGGAGGTTCTCCCATCGATGTCGCATTAAATCCGGCGAATCTTTCTCTGACAAAGGGAAAGAAAATCGAATTCGGACTCGGCGGCACTTACGCACAAGTGAAATTCCAGGATCAATTCGTCGACAAAGATCCGAATCTTGATTATACGAATTCGAAAACGAGAAGTTCGGGAGGACCGGCGCCTTACATAGCGTTAAAACTTCCCGTTACGGAGAACATCGACTATGGTTTTGCAACCTACGTTTACGGAGGAGTCAACGGTGCGGCGGAGAAGATCAATCGAAACACCCCTACCGGAGAATCCGTCAATCAATGGGCCGGAGTGGACTTACCGGGACCACTCGGCTCGAGCTCGCGCATCCAAGAAACGTCAATCAATCGAGGAGTTTTTCTAAAAGCAGTAAACGGTTTATCGTTTCGAATTGGAAGGCTTTCCTTAGGAGCCACTCTTGAATTGAACTATGCATCCCAATTTCGAAGCGTTAAATACTACGACGCATCCGGAACCGTGGAACTACCCGGACAAGGCTATCGATATGACAGCAGACAGAATGCCTTAGCACTCAGTGGAATTTTAGGATCCAATTACACGATCACCGATTGGTTGAGAGTCGCCTATGTATATCAAACCAGAACCACTTTCCCGTTTGACGGATCTTATTCCATAGGATTAAACAATCCTCGTTACTACAAGTCGACAGGAGCTTCCTATCAATTCAACCTTCCGGAAAAACACGGTCTCGGTTTCGCAATCGGCCCCGAAAATTTCAAAGTTGGAATCGACTTCGTTTACTCAAACTACAGTTCTTATCTTAAGAATGTGAAACAAAATTTGCAAGATCCCTGGTTCCCAAGTCCACAAGGCCAAACTGCAAACGTAGTCGGTCACTTGAATTACCGAGATCAGTGGGGTGCTTTGATCGGCTTGGAACACAAGATAACACCGGAATGGACGTATCGACTCGGCTATAGTTATAATTCTCCCGTAGTATCCAGCAACGGATTGAACGGCGCGCAAGGAATCGTACTTACCTTGCAACACGTGATAGCCGCGGGCTTTAGTTATGGTAACGGTCCATGGAGTTTTGATTTTGGCGCGAGTTACTTTCTTCCCGGGAGACAAATCGAAGGCGGAAAGGGAACGGATTGGGCCCTCACTCATGTCGTAAACGGACCGAACAATAAGAATCTGGTCGGCTATTCTTATAACACACAAGCTCTCCAATCGATAGGTATCAATTTTGGCGCTACAAGGTCTTTTGAATGA
- a CDS encoding alkyl sulfatase dimerization domain-containing protein, translated as MKYISWIQGLLLVSILSFPFGCKTSITKNSNEHSHTKLEEFNKEFEKKVYEVVPGVYSAVGYGIANSILIVGKEGLVIVDTMDDLKSREEVFKEFRKISALPVKAIVYTHSHPDHIFGSASFLDGGKPEVYAHESLQPTVERLASETTPIIGSRSARMFGNLLKGTDFINAGIGPYLGYNKETRLDYIPPTRVFRDSLSVKIAGISLELIHAPGETDDQIYVWYPEKKVIFTGDNFYKAFPNLYTIRGTWFRSLKNWYQSLDIVRNLEPEHVVPSHGRPLSGSKEIYDVITDYRDAIQYVHDQSLRGINRGLHPDDLVESIKLPPHLARSPYLKEIYGKVSWSVRSLFNGNLGWFSGDPSDLHPLSKDRTAELLTELAGGKEKLLNIAKLKYSKEDFQASLQLTGHILRIDPKDPEAKKIRIQSLESLGRREENANARNYYLTEALELKENFVAKLQVKPSKQLLRKYPVFVSLSSLITNLDPVKAADVNQKVGFRFRDTKEEFTIHVRNGVAELKTKLLEDADIVVELDSQEWKEMLSKIRNPLTTIVGFRYPKGNAVAFTRFLGNFSPLTPKLTFEKP; from the coding sequence ATGAAATACATTTCCTGGATCCAAGGTCTTCTTCTCGTTTCGATTCTTAGCTTCCCTTTCGGATGTAAGACAAGCATAACAAAGAATTCGAACGAACATTCACATACGAAATTGGAAGAATTCAATAAGGAATTCGAAAAGAAAGTATATGAGGTGGTCCCAGGCGTTTATTCCGCGGTTGGATATGGTATCGCCAATTCGATCCTTATAGTCGGCAAGGAAGGCCTTGTGATTGTAGATACGATGGACGACCTCAAATCGAGAGAAGAAGTTTTCAAAGAATTTCGTAAGATATCTGCCCTTCCCGTGAAAGCGATCGTCTATACACACAGTCATCCGGATCATATTTTCGGCTCGGCTTCGTTCTTAGACGGTGGAAAACCGGAAGTCTACGCTCACGAATCTCTGCAACCAACCGTGGAACGTCTCGCGAGTGAAACGACTCCGATCATCGGTTCCAGAAGCGCTCGTATGTTCGGAAATTTATTGAAGGGAACAGATTTTATCAACGCAGGCATCGGACCTTATCTCGGTTACAACAAAGAAACTCGTCTGGATTATATTCCACCCACTCGGGTATTTCGAGATTCACTTTCCGTAAAGATCGCTGGTATTTCCTTAGAGTTAATTCACGCACCCGGAGAAACGGACGATCAGATCTATGTTTGGTATCCTGAGAAAAAAGTAATCTTTACGGGCGATAATTTCTACAAAGCATTTCCGAATCTGTATACAATTCGAGGAACTTGGTTTAGGAGTCTTAAGAATTGGTATCAGTCTTTAGACATCGTTCGAAATCTTGAGCCGGAGCACGTAGTTCCCAGTCACGGACGCCCTCTTTCCGGTTCCAAAGAAATTTACGACGTCATCACCGATTACAGAGATGCGATTCAGTATGTTCACGATCAATCCTTAAGAGGAATCAATCGAGGACTGCATCCGGACGACCTCGTGGAATCGATCAAACTACCTCCTCATCTAGCGAGATCGCCGTATCTTAAGGAAATCTACGGGAAGGTTTCCTGGTCCGTTCGTTCCCTATTTAACGGAAACCTTGGTTGGTTTAGCGGAGATCCATCCGATCTTCACCCTCTTTCCAAAGACAGAACTGCAGAATTGTTAACCGAACTTGCCGGAGGAAAAGAAAAACTTTTGAATATTGCTAAATTAAAATATTCGAAAGAAGATTTTCAAGCTTCTCTCCAACTCACTGGCCACATTCTAAGAATCGACCCGAAAGACCCCGAGGCGAAAAAAATCAGGATTCAATCTTTAGAATCATTGGGAAGACGGGAAGAAAACGCAAATGCAAGAAATTACTACCTGACAGAAGCTCTTGAATTGAAGGAAAACTTCGTCGCCAAACTGCAAGTAAAACCGAGCAAACAGTTGCTTCGGAAATATCCGGTATTCGTAAGTCTGTCCAGCCTAATAACGAATTTGGATCCGGTAAAGGCCGCCGATGTAAATCAAAAAGTAGGCTTTCGTTTCCGAGACACAAAAGAAGAATTTACGATTCACGTCAGAAACGGCGTAGCTGAATTGAAGACGAAGCTACTCGAAGACGCGGACATCGTTGTGGAACTCGATTCTCAAGAATGGAAAGAAATGCTTTCCAAGATTCGAAATCCTTTGACTACGATCGTTGGCTTTCGTTATCCGAAGGGCAACGCCGTCGCCTTTACTCGATTTCTCGGAAACTTTTCACCACTGACTCCCAAACTTACTTTTGAGAAACCGTGA
- a CDS encoding DUF3604 domain-containing protein, with protein MRKRVFTLVALSFLAIAFASVNGGWISPPFLSLTSTEGPSSNFEAQRTSNEDKQILFGDLHVHTTFSPDAFAISLPMLNGEGAHPPKDACDFARYCSSLDFWSINDHAEGMTPAQWQEEKDAIRQCNARAGDPKNPDLVAFLGWEWTQIGTNVQNHYGHRNVIFKDTEEDKVPSRPIGASGPTADAFAGPGWIQRTILRILAPGGNRKAYSDFSDFISERASIPRCPSGIPVKELPKDCTEWASTPSELFKKLEEWNIPSLVIPHGTTWGFYTPPGITYDKQLKGKDHDESKQRLVEIYSGHGNAEEYRPWQEVAFDREGKPVCNEPAFGFEPSCWRAGEIIRGRCLRDGESISECEKRAFEARSNHAFAGVSGFLTVPGASPEDWGNAGQCPDCFLPAFNYRPGNSVQYALAITNFDDPNHPRNFRFGFIGSSDSHTARAGNGYKEIWRKGFTEAAGPEKPNTFGIMEPARNRKKATSYSVPINPRGLAGFDVVETERQASFFLTAGLVAVHSKGRDRDSIWDSLNQREAYATSGDRILLWFDLKNAYEGEKEKSGAAPMGSEVSFSKNPSFRVKAIGAFRQKDGCPDSSISGIGKERLQRLCRGECYHPSSERKLITRIEVIRILPQIAPGETISKLIQDPWKTFQCKPDPSGCEIQFQDPSYASSGRNAVYYVRAIEEASPAVNGGQLRCEYDEQGRCIKVKPCYGDYRTNPKDDCLANVEERAWSSPIYLIHPAQK; from the coding sequence ATGAGGAAAAGAGTATTTACGTTAGTTGCGCTTTCATTCCTGGCGATTGCGTTTGCATCCGTAAATGGAGGTTGGATCTCTCCGCCTTTTCTTTCATTGACATCGACCGAAGGTCCTTCTTCGAATTTCGAGGCTCAACGTACGTCCAACGAAGATAAACAAATTCTTTTTGGAGATTTACACGTTCATACTACGTTCTCTCCGGACGCATTCGCGATCAGCCTTCCCATGTTGAATGGAGAAGGAGCACATCCGCCCAAGGACGCCTGTGATTTTGCGAGATATTGTTCCTCCCTAGATTTTTGGTCCATCAATGATCACGCGGAAGGAATGACTCCCGCACAATGGCAAGAAGAGAAGGACGCGATCCGTCAGTGCAACGCACGCGCCGGAGATCCGAAAAATCCGGATTTGGTTGCCTTTCTCGGTTGGGAATGGACGCAGATCGGAACGAATGTTCAAAACCACTACGGCCATAGGAACGTAATCTTTAAGGATACGGAGGAAGACAAAGTTCCTTCGCGACCGATCGGCGCGTCCGGACCAACTGCGGACGCCTTTGCCGGTCCAGGTTGGATTCAGAGAACGATTCTTAGGATCCTCGCTCCCGGCGGAAATCGGAAAGCCTATTCCGATTTTTCGGATTTTATTTCCGAGAGAGCTTCCATACCCCGTTGTCCATCTGGAATACCGGTGAAAGAGCTTCCGAAAGATTGTACGGAATGGGCATCTACTCCTTCCGAACTTTTTAAAAAATTAGAAGAATGGAATATACCCTCACTGGTAATCCCTCACGGCACTACTTGGGGATTCTATACTCCGCCCGGAATCACCTATGACAAACAATTAAAAGGTAAGGATCACGATGAAAGCAAACAGAGGTTAGTCGAGATTTATTCGGGTCACGGCAACGCCGAAGAGTATCGACCTTGGCAGGAAGTCGCTTTCGATAGAGAAGGGAAACCCGTATGCAACGAACCCGCATTCGGTTTCGAACCTTCTTGTTGGAGAGCGGGCGAAATCATTCGGGGTCGATGTCTTAGAGACGGAGAATCGATTTCGGAATGTGAGAAAAGGGCGTTCGAAGCCAGATCAAATCATGCATTCGCCGGAGTTTCCGGATTTTTAACCGTCCCAGGAGCCTCTCCGGAAGACTGGGGAAATGCGGGACAGTGTCCGGATTGTTTTCTGCCTGCATTCAATTACAGACCTGGAAATTCGGTTCAATACGCATTAGCAATTACTAATTTTGATGATCCGAATCATCCTCGTAATTTTAGATTCGGATTTATCGGTTCAAGCGATTCGCATACCGCGAGAGCCGGAAACGGTTACAAGGAAATTTGGCGAAAGGGGTTTACGGAAGCGGCAGGTCCCGAAAAGCCGAATACGTTTGGAATCATGGAACCGGCCAGAAATCGTAAGAAAGCTACGTCTTATTCCGTGCCCATCAATCCTCGCGGTCTTGCAGGCTTCGACGTCGTAGAGACTGAAAGACAAGCGTCGTTCTTTCTCACAGCGGGATTGGTCGCAGTACATTCGAAGGGACGCGATCGAGATTCGATATGGGATTCTTTAAATCAAAGAGAGGCATATGCGACTTCGGGCGATCGGATTCTTCTCTGGTTTGATTTGAAAAACGCGTACGAAGGCGAAAAAGAAAAATCCGGAGCCGCACCGATGGGTTCCGAGGTTTCGTTTTCTAAAAATCCCTCCTTCCGAGTGAAAGCGATCGGCGCTTTTCGTCAGAAAGACGGATGTCCGGATTCGAGTATCTCCGGTATCGGAAAAGAGCGTTTGCAAAGACTCTGTAGGGGAGAATGTTATCATCCATCTTCCGAAAGAAAACTCATCACTAGAATCGAAGTCATTCGAATTCTTCCACAAATCGCTCCCGGCGAAACGATTTCAAAACTGATCCAGGATCCTTGGAAAACGTTTCAGTGCAAACCCGATCCTTCCGGATGTGAAATTCAATTTCAAGATCCAAGTTATGCGTCATCGGGAAGGAATGCGGTATATTACGTGCGGGCGATCGAAGAGGCTTCTCCAGCAGTGAACGGTGGCCAGTTGCGATGCGAATACGACGAACAAGGTCGTTGTATTAAAGTCAAACCTTGTTACGGAGATTATCGTACGAATCCAAAAGACGATTGTCTTGCGAACGTGGAAGAGAGGGCTTGGTCATCTCCTATCTATTTGATTCATCCGGCTCAAAAGTAG
- a CDS encoding peptidylprolyl isomerase yields the protein MFFKEVSHWRNPELFLTTGAVFGFLLAVVGLIYPERENLLTDSIAEVNGNRIQKDEYFRALSGYASDTRNPMDETVKRRILDRLIEEELLVQRGLELGYANQDRAIRSKIVNAVIQSVISEQVSRKPNELELRTYFFSNREKFAHSARYKVVVYVESDEDSAKQLVAMIRKNIPISLSSKVKEVPSGFLPLRKILDYLGTDLVGVLVRLKPGEVSDPVQSGGGYSIIQLIEQEPGQVPAFHSIRNEVEASYIHEKGDEALREYLDWLRSKAKIEIADLGE from the coding sequence ATGTTTTTTAAAGAGGTAAGCCATTGGCGGAACCCCGAGCTATTTTTAACTACGGGTGCGGTCTTCGGATTTCTTTTGGCAGTAGTCGGGTTGATTTATCCGGAACGAGAAAATTTGTTAACCGACTCGATCGCAGAAGTCAATGGAAACCGAATTCAAAAAGATGAATATTTTCGCGCACTATCGGGGTATGCTTCGGATACCAGAAACCCGATGGACGAAACGGTAAAAAGAAGAATCTTAGATCGTTTGATCGAAGAGGAACTTTTGGTTCAGAGAGGATTGGAACTAGGTTATGCGAATCAAGATCGCGCCATAAGGTCCAAGATCGTGAATGCGGTGATCCAATCGGTAATTTCCGAGCAAGTATCGAGAAAACCAAACGAACTCGAACTTCGAACTTATTTTTTTTCAAACCGAGAAAAATTCGCTCACTCTGCGAGATATAAAGTCGTCGTTTACGTGGAATCGGACGAGGATTCAGCGAAACAATTAGTTGCTATGATTCGCAAGAACATTCCTATTTCTCTTTCTTCAAAAGTGAAGGAAGTGCCGAGCGGTTTTTTGCCTTTGCGAAAAATCTTGGATTACCTGGGAACTGATCTGGTTGGAGTTTTAGTTCGTTTGAAGCCGGGAGAGGTTTCCGATCCTGTACAATCGGGAGGAGGATATTCGATCATCCAACTCATCGAACAAGAGCCGGGTCAAGTTCCCGCATTTCATTCGATCAGGAATGAAGTGGAAGCGTCTTATATCCACGAAAAAGGGGACGAAGCGCTCAGGGAATATTTGGATTGGCTACGTTCAAAAGCGAAAATAGAAATCGCGGATCTCGGAGAATGA
- a CDS encoding glycosidase — protein sequence MKLQYPELFRRHKTNPILTAADWPYPVHSVFNPGATLLKDGTTLLLCRAEDRTGKSHLCAARSANGVDGWTIDSKPTMSSDPENFPEELWGIEDARITYIPEMKKYSIVYTAYSKEGPGVALAFTENFQDFERYGIIMHPQDKDATLLPHRIGDSWALIHRPSGQNGAHIWISYSSDLKHWGEHRLMMEAKLGGWWDANKIGLSPPPIETKEGWLMIYHGVRQNASGVLYRIGLALFDLNTPELCLKRGEEWIFGPEESYELIGDVDNVVFPCGTTLLPDGDTIHLYYGAADTSIALATGSVSELLEWLRKQ from the coding sequence ATGAAATTACAATATCCTGAATTATTTCGAAGGCACAAAACAAACCCGATCTTAACCGCGGCCGATTGGCCTTATCCGGTGCACAGCGTTTTTAATCCTGGAGCGACACTCTTAAAAGACGGAACCACGCTTCTGCTTTGTAGGGCGGAGGATCGAACCGGTAAGTCGCATTTATGCGCCGCGAGATCCGCCAATGGAGTGGATGGATGGACGATCGACTCTAAACCTACGATGTCTTCGGATCCTGAAAATTTCCCGGAGGAGTTGTGGGGAATCGAAGATGCGCGCATAACGTATATTCCGGAGATGAAAAAGTATTCGATCGTTTATACTGCTTACTCAAAAGAAGGACCGGGAGTCGCCCTCGCATTTACCGAGAACTTTCAGGATTTCGAACGTTACGGGATAATTATGCATCCTCAAGATAAGGACGCAACTTTGCTACCACACAGGATAGGGGATTCTTGGGCATTGATTCATCGTCCATCGGGTCAGAATGGAGCCCATATATGGATATCTTACTCTTCCGATCTCAAACATTGGGGAGAACATAGGCTTATGATGGAAGCGAAGTTAGGCGGATGGTGGGACGCCAATAAAATCGGCCTTTCTCCGCCTCCGATTGAAACGAAAGAAGGTTGGTTGATGATCTATCACGGCGTCAGACAAAATGCATCTGGAGTTCTATATAGGATCGGCCTTGCCTTGTTCGATTTGAATACTCCCGAGCTTTGTTTAAAAAGAGGAGAAGAATGGATTTTTGGGCCGGAAGAATCTTACGAACTCATCGGCGATGTGGATAACGTTGTTTTTCCTTGCGGCACCACACTTCTACCGGACGGAGATACGATTCATTTGTATTACGGAGCCGCGGACACGAGTATCGCTCTTGCCACAGGAAGCGTAAGCGAACTTCTCGAGTGGCTCCGAAAACAGTAG
- a CDS encoding HupE/UreJ family protein → MKVGIYVLLFLIAFAEVKSHNRSESFSVWKVDSNTVTGVVTLPIQEATRIPFGETDSGSLEARFADYIRNHVSFYSEKAECEISSPRTLRSNPTFVRSEIRFDCGGAPPIRMTYTALFEYSPSHLHYARLSSGSDHLVEKLFQSKDIDLDLRKQERDVSRFDSDFFSFVVAGIEHIGTGIDHIAFLLALLLTAGHWKEILSSVTGFTIGHSLTLSVAVLGKIKPDATGIEALIGFTILIVCAEYVNTRSQNFGKLSIGIAVIPLAVGIIAWLLNKQATHLLFAYMGASIFTICYLSLQPYLNERNRRGFYLGIATVAFGMIHGFGFAGFLLETGLEGNRLAEPLFGFNLGVEIGQLLLVLSFVLLGFGLKRVLHSKIKSGFLEFGPLILLSLLSALGTYWFIERSF, encoded by the coding sequence ATGAAAGTCGGAATCTATGTTCTTTTATTCTTGATCGCTTTCGCGGAAGTAAAGTCTCACAATCGGAGTGAATCTTTTTCTGTTTGGAAAGTGGATTCGAATACTGTCACCGGAGTCGTTACTTTGCCGATTCAAGAGGCGACTCGGATCCCTTTCGGAGAGACCGATTCCGGATCGTTAGAGGCACGTTTTGCGGATTACATTCGAAACCATGTTTCTTTTTATTCGGAGAAAGCGGAGTGTGAGATTTCTTCGCCGAGAACATTACGTTCGAATCCGACCTTTGTTCGTTCGGAAATTCGTTTTGATTGTGGTGGAGCTCCGCCGATCCGAATGACCTATACGGCTTTATTCGAATATTCTCCTTCCCATCTACATTATGCGAGGCTGAGTTCGGGTTCGGATCATCTGGTCGAAAAGTTATTTCAATCCAAGGACATTGATTTGGACCTGCGAAAACAGGAGAGGGACGTTTCCCGCTTCGACTCTGATTTTTTCTCGTTCGTCGTCGCGGGAATTGAACATATCGGAACCGGAATCGATCATATCGCATTTCTCTTAGCATTATTGTTAACCGCAGGGCATTGGAAGGAGATATTGAGCTCCGTCACAGGATTTACGATCGGACATAGCCTAACGCTTTCCGTCGCGGTTTTAGGAAAGATCAAACCCGATGCAACCGGCATCGAAGCTTTGATCGGCTTTACGATTTTGATTGTATGCGCGGAATATGTCAATACGCGAAGCCAAAACTTCGGTAAACTTTCGATTGGAATCGCAGTGATACCTTTGGCGGTAGGAATCATTGCATGGCTTTTGAATAAACAAGCAACTCATCTCCTATTCGCATATATGGGAGCATCGATTTTTACGATCTGTTATCTTTCACTTCAACCATACCTGAATGAGCGGAATCGGAGGGGTTTTTATCTTGGGATTGCGACGGTCGCGTTTGGAATGATTCACGGATTCGGTTTTGCCGGGTTCTTATTGGAAACCGGACTGGAAGGAAATCGGCTGGCCGAGCCGCTTTTCGGTTTCAATTTAGGAGTGGAAATCGGACAGTTACTTCTCGTTCTATCCTTCGTTCTCCTTGGATTCGGTTTGAAGAGAGTTTTGCATTCGAAAATAAAATCCGGATTTTTAGAGTTCGGTCCATTGATTCTACTCTCCCTGCTCTCCGCGTTAGGAACGTATTGGTTTATCGAACGCAGTTTCTAA
- a CDS encoding putative Ig domain-containing protein: MKIGKKYSILSFLFLSIFFFLNCLTENREGNDFIIPLGNARIGDSSNTNASPIQIQFTYSASSYTFVKNESIATLAPTGVQNVDYYSISPALPGGLSFNPSNGEISGTPLVAFAPTSFQVSAFDLEGNVSQKQISLEAKALNWENQYFLKGSNLLANHGLGVSLSLYGDTLVAGAYGDTSFAGAAYVFKRNGSVWNQEAFITAPIRTGSDVFGLNVALSGDTIVVGAPFEDGNQQSISTTPTSNLTLSNAGAAYVYRRSGTVWNLEAYLKPTNLNGGDNFGRYVAIDGDTIVIGAPREQSLDTTLRFGTDASTDNAGTAVGAVYVFKRTGTTWVQEAYLKSHLAANNDQFGSEIGITGDALVVGVSQDDTTASNL, from the coding sequence GTGAAGATTGGAAAAAAATATTCGATACTTTCGTTTCTCTTTCTATCTATCTTCTTTTTCCTGAATTGTCTTACTGAAAACCGGGAGGGAAACGATTTTATCATTCCACTCGGTAATGCAAGGATCGGAGATTCTTCCAATACCAATGCAAGTCCGATTCAAATCCAATTTACTTATTCGGCTTCTTCTTATACGTTCGTCAAAAATGAATCGATTGCGACCTTGGCTCCGACGGGTGTCCAGAACGTAGACTACTATTCCATTTCACCGGCGCTTCCCGGCGGATTGAGTTTCAATCCGAGTAACGGAGAAATTTCAGGAACGCCCTTGGTAGCGTTTGCTCCAACTTCGTTTCAAGTCAGTGCTTTCGATCTAGAAGGCAATGTTTCGCAGAAACAAATTTCCCTCGAAGCAAAGGCATTGAATTGGGAGAATCAATATTTTTTAAAGGGTTCCAATCTTCTTGCAAATCACGGACTTGGTGTGAGTCTCTCACTCTACGGAGATACGTTAGTCGCCGGTGCTTATGGAGACACGAGCTTTGCCGGAGCGGCGTATGTTTTCAAAAGAAACGGATCGGTGTGGAATCAAGAGGCTTTTATCACCGCACCGATTCGAACTGGGAGCGATGTCTTCGGTTTAAACGTTGCGCTTTCCGGAGATACGATCGTTGTTGGGGCTCCGTTTGAGGATGGGAATCAACAGTCCATCAGTACTACTCCGACTTCTAATTTAACACTTTCGAATGCGGGAGCGGCTTACGTCTATCGAAGGAGCGGAACGGTATGGAATCTGGAAGCATATCTCAAACCAACGAATCTAAACGGTGGCGATAACTTTGGACGTTATGTGGCAATCGATGGAGATACAATCGTCATAGGAGCTCCGCGAGAACAAAGCTTGGATACGACCCTTCGATTCGGAACGGATGCGAGTACGGATAACGCCGGAACCGCAGTGGGAGCGGTTTACGTTTTCAAAAGAACGGGAACGACTTGGGTTCAAGAAGCTTATCTAAAATCACATCTTGCCGCGAACAACGATCAATTCGGATCCGAAATCGGAATCACCGGAGATGCGCTCGTTGTGGGAGTGAGTCAGGATGACACGACCGCGAGCAATTTGTGA